The genomic segment AAAATCATCCGATGCCAGGAATACATCATACTTTCCACTTACCACTCTTGATAGCATCATTGTGTTACTGTACTCTTTCAGATCTACGGAAAAACCGGCCTGTTTCAACCTGTCACAGAGTTTCTTAGCATAACTGACAAGCGGATAATCCGTCTCAGATACATATAACCGAAAACTAATGTCCGTTTTCATGAGATCTGTTTCATTTGTTTCCGAATCGTCCAGTGCCAATTCTTTTAATTTATTCCGGGTGTTCTCGTTGTCGAGACCATCTGACATCATATTAATACCGAGAACATAAGAGCCTTCCAACTGTGCGGAGGCTTGAGCCGCCTTTTTTGACTTCGGTGTTGCTCCTGTGACTGCATCAATCATAGAAGGCGGTGAATGTAAAATGACACCAAAACCTACAAGAAAAACAATCGTAACAACTAACAGAATCAGTTTTCGTTTCACATTTCCACCTCATTTCCTATTTTTTCAAAATTCTCATTGCGTTCAAAACAGCAATTATGGTAACGCCTACATCACCAAATACAGCTTCCCACATTCCCGCAATACCAAGAGCGCCAAGAATCAGGAACACACTCTTAATCCCAAGAGCAATCACTATATTCTGCATGACAATCTGTTTTGTCGCTTTTGCTACTGCAATCGCGTCCACCAGCTTAGACGGTTCATCTGTCATCAGAACTACATCTGCTGCTTCAATGGCCGCATCCGAACCAAGCCCACCCATTGCAATACCAACATCTGCACGGGCAAGGACAGGAGCGTCATTGATACCATCACCAACAAAAGCCAATTTGCTTCCCGGTCTCTTTTTACTATCTAAAAGCTCAACCTTTTCCACTTTTTGGTCAGGAAGCAGCTGTGCATAATATTTATCCAACTGCAATTCTTCTGCAACAGACTTCCCAATTTTTTCATCATCACCGGTAAGCATGACTGTTTTTTCCACGCCGATATGTTTCAGGTCAGAAATTGCTTTTTTACTGTCCGGCTTCACTTCATCTGTTATCAAAATACATCCTGCATATTGACCATCTACAGCCAAATAAACTTTTGTACCTGCTTTTTCACAGGTTGTGTACTCTATACATTCTGTATCCATAAGTTTCGTATTGCCAGCAAAAACTTTCTTTTCCCCTGCCATTACACTGATTCCATATCCTGAAATTTCCTTATAATCAGAAATCACTGACTGATCAATTTCTTTTTCATAAGCAGCAAGAATGGATTTTGCAATAGGATGGTTAGAAAAACTCTCTGCCTCTGCCGCATACTCCAGAACCTGTTCTTTTGAAAATCCATTTACAGGCAAAATATCCGTCACATTGAAAACATCTTTTGTAAGTGTTCCGGTTTTATCGAACACAATAACGCTGACATTATTAAGTGCCTCTAAATAATTGCTTCCTTTTACAAGAACACCTCGTTTAGATGCTGCACCAATGCCGCCGAAGAAAGTCAGCGGGATTGAAATAACCAATGCACATGGACAAGATACCACAAGGAAAACAAATCCTCTGCGAATCCACTCTGTCCAGCCTCCGCCAAGAATGATCGGTGGCAGAATCGCCAGAAAAGCTGCTAAGATTACAACCACAGGTGTATAATAACGT from the Blautia wexlerae DSM 19850 genome contains:
- a CDS encoding DUF6921 family protein, with amino-acid sequence MKRKLILLVVTIVFLVGFGVILHSPPSMIDAVTGATPKSKKAAQASAQLEGSYVLGINMMSDGLDNENTRNKLKELALDDSETNETDLMKTDISFRLYVSETDYPLVSYAKKLCDRLKQAGFSVDLKEYSNTMMLSRVVSGKYDVFLASDDFIDVTTLTQMDYMIMDSEEMR